TTCCTTTGTCATCATCGAGGTCGTGCCACTCAGGACGCAGTTGGATAATAGCGTTGTACAGGTCTACACAGATTTGGCGGCTCATGCAAACAATCGTGGCTTTGCCGTCAATAATCTCCTGACGCCGTTCAAAGTGCTCTACTATATCGCGAGCCACTTGAGCAATGCGTTTTTGAGCACCCACCAGTGCTACCTCGCCCATTTGGTTTTTAACTTCTCCTTGGTGGATTGTTCCTCTTCCTCGGTGACTTCTTCAAAATCTGGGTCAATTTTTGGGCGTTCTGATTCTTCTAGTTCTAGTTTGGCAAGTCGTCCTTCATAGTAAATGCGAACCGTGGCTTCATCTTCCACCGCCCTTTGAATATCGTAAATATCAATATATTCCCCAAATACAGCAGTGGTATTTTTATCAGTTTTTTCTATAGGAGTTCCGGTAAAACCAATAAACAAGGCATTGGGCAACGCATCTCGTAAGTATTTAGCAAAGCCATAGGAAATGTATGCTTCTTCTTCGTCCTTGCTTTTGACCACCCGTGCCGCAAGTCCGTATTGGGAACGGTGGGCTTCATCAGCAATAAACACAATGTTACGGCGGGAGGACAGTTCTCCGTACTCCCCTCCCCGTTCCTTGGGTGCAATGTCAGGAGCGTGGATGGAGGTGTAGCCGAGTTGTTCAAACCATTCCAGGGTGGCGGCTTCGACATCAGATTCTGTGAGTTTTGCTGTCATTGAGGCACATTAAAAGCTAAAGTTGTCAAGATAATTTCACGGTTAACATCATCTGGATGATGAAGCACACATCGAAATCCAGTTTCGCAATTATAAGGAAGAACCCTTTTGAAGCTTGTATGAGCCTTGATAACCTCTGGAATCTTTTGAACTACTGCTGAAAAGTCTTTGTTCCTGTTAAATATCAGTAGTGCAGTTTTTGTATCTCGCCATGAAGTATAGCCAAGTAGTTGCTCAAGAGTTTCCTTTAATTTTTCTTCTCCG
This genomic interval from Scytonema hofmannii PCC 7110 contains the following:
- a CDS encoding DEAD/DEAH box helicase family protein, with protein sequence MTAKLTESDVEAATLEWFEQLGYTSIHAPDIAPKERGGEYGELSSRRNIVFIADEAHRSQYGLAARVVKSKDEEEAYISYGFAKYLRDALPNALFIGFTGTPIEKTDKNTTAVFGEYIDIYDIQRAVEDEATVRIYYEGRLAKLELEESERPKIDPDFEEVTEEEEQSTKEKLKTKWAR